One window from the genome of Cryptomeria japonica chromosome 6, Sugi_1.0, whole genome shotgun sequence encodes:
- the LOC131068626 gene encoding protein RSI-1-like, with protein MAHLVSFGFVLLALMGLLVCNTEANMQYSNDESLFMAQLRRNYGHGNLRPADCGPRCSYRCSATSHKKPCLFFCKKCCAKCLCVPPGTYGNKQVCPCYNNWKTQQGGPKCP; from the exons ATGGCACATCTTGTATCATTTGGTTTTGTTCTTCTTGCTCTGATGGGCTTACTTGTATGCAATACTGAG GCAAATATGCAATATAGCAACGATGAGTCACTCTTCATGGCACAGTTGAGGAGG AATTATGGACACGGAAACCTTCGCCCAGCAG ATTGTGGCCCAAGGTGTTCTTACAGGTGTTCTGCAACCTCTCACAAAAAGCCCTGCTTGTTTTTCTGCAAGAAATGTTGTGCTAAGTGTTTGTGTGTTCCTCCTGGAACTTATGGAAACAAACAAGTGTGCCCTTGCTACAATAACTGGAAGACCCAGCAGGGAGGTCCCAAGTGCCCTTGA